The DNA region AGCCGATCTTTCCTTGCTTTAAAATGTGGTTGAAACACCCTCTATAAACACTCGATGTAAAAGCTTGCTGTAAAAACTCGCTAGAAAAAGAGCACCTGAGCATAGGCGTGTAACAATCCCTGTCACATATTACTTATGCAGCCTTCTTATTATGACGGCTTTTACTTACATTTTGAACATCAACCGTCTTTTGCCTGCAAGGTTTTCGCACCGGCAATCAAAAGCCGTCTTGAAAAAACTGTAAATAAACCGCCTCAGGGCATCGCTTCCAGACGGCCGGATGACTTACCATTAACAAATAAAATCTGATTCAACTCCTCAAAGAAAAACCGGGTAACTCCAACATGTTTGTTGCCATTATCGCCATTCTTGCCGGCTTTATTATTCTCACCTGGAGTGCAGACCAGTTTGTGAATGGTGCGGCCGCAACTGCCAGAAACTTCAACATATCCCCGATGCTTATTGGTTTGACCGTGGTTTCGATTGGCACATCTGCCCCGGAAATTCTGGTCTCCGTGATGGCAGCCACCCAGGACCATGCCAGCCTTGCCATCGGTAATGCCATTGGCTCCAATATTGCCAATATTGGCCTGGTACTGGGCGCAACCGCCCTGATTGCCCCCTTGCCGGTCAAAAAATCCCTGGCACATCGGGAAATTCCAATGCTGGTCGTCGTCTCAGTGCTGGCGGGACTCTGCATCATTAATGGTTTCCTGACCCAACTGGACAGTCTGGCATTACTGGGAACTCTGTTTCTGACACTGTACCTGATGTTTCGCTGGCAAAAGCAGCATCCCGGCGAACCTCTTATCGAAGGCGAAGAAGAGGAAGTTCCGGAGTTGCCAGCAGGCAAAGCCTGGTTTTACCTGATTTCAGGACTGCTGTTTCTGCTGGGCAGTTCGCAGATTCTGGTCTGGGGAGCCACCGAGCTGGCTCGTCTGTTTGGGATCAGCGAACTGATTATCGGCCTCACGATTGTCGCTATCGGCACCAGCCTGCCAGAACTGGCAGCCTCTGTTGCCAGCGCCATTAAAGGCCACCATGACATCGCCCTGGGTAATGTGGTTGGCTCTAATATCTTCAACCTTCTTGCCGTTCTGCCCATGCCCGGGCTGCTTGCGTCCGGCACCATCAGCCCCCAGGTTATCTGGCAGGACTTTCCAGTTATGATGACAGTGACCCTGTTTCTTGCCATCAGCTGCCTGTTTGGCAAACAGCCCAAACACCTGGGACGGGTAACGGGATTATTTCTTTTAAGCTGTTACGTCGCCTATACCAGCTGGTTACTTATTCATCATTAATGGAACTACTGTTTCCAAATCGGCTCTAATGCAGCTATTGACCAAACTAGTACATCGTTTCATTACGTTTGACTTGTAGATTGGGACGAGCGCAGCGACTCCCAACATGGAAGCTCAATGCCGTTCACCGTGTTGGATGTCGCGTTCCGCTCGACCCAACCTACGTGACTTTGTGGCAGCTCTGGGGTAACTCCGGGGTAAATAGCATCGGTCTATCCCTTAACGCGTAACCGTTTTACAATAGGGCGTTCCGCAGCCACTTTTAAGACAGTTATTCACTATGACCAACAATGACGAGCAGTTCATTGCCATCGGAAGACGCACCATATCCATGGAACTGGAGGCCGTTCAGAAACTTCTGGACCGGGTAGACAGCGATTTTGCCCGGGCCTGTCAGGTTATGCTGGCCTGCAGCGGGCGCATCATTGTGGTGGGTATGGGCAAGTCTGGTCACATTGCTCGCAAAATCGCCGCCACCCTGGCCAGCACCGGCACTCCTTCTTTCTTCGTACACCCTGGTGAAGCCAGTCATGGTGACATGGGCATGATAACGTCTGAAGATGTGGTTCTGGCCCTGTCCAACTCCGGCGAAACCAGTGAGGTGGTTACTCTTCTGCCTCTGTTGAAACGGATGGGAACACCACTGGTCAGCATGACCGGTAACCCGGATTCCTCTCTGGCCCGTGCCGCTGACGCACACGTGAATGCCGGTGTCGACAAAGAAGCCTGCCCGCTGGACCTGGCTCCAACCTCCAGTACCACTACCGCACTGGTGATGGGCGACGCACTGGCGATAGCCCTGCTGGAAGCCCGGGGTTTCACCGCTGAAGACTTTGCTTTCTCGCACCCGGGCGGCTCCCTGGGCAAACGTCTGCTGCTGAAGGTCAAAGACGTTATGCACAGCGGCAGACGCATTCCGGAAGTGACTCAGGGGACCAAGATCAGTGAAGCTCTGCTGGAAATGACCCACAAAGGGCTTGGCATGACCTCCATTGTGAACGAAGACCGTAAAGTAGTAGGCATCTTCACC from Endozoicomonas sp. NE40 includes:
- a CDS encoding calcium/sodium antiporter, giving the protein MFVAIIAILAGFIILTWSADQFVNGAAATARNFNISPMLIGLTVVSIGTSAPEILVSVMAATQDHASLAIGNAIGSNIANIGLVLGATALIAPLPVKKSLAHREIPMLVVVSVLAGLCIINGFLTQLDSLALLGTLFLTLYLMFRWQKQHPGEPLIEGEEEEVPELPAGKAWFYLISGLLFLLGSSQILVWGATELARLFGISELIIGLTIVAIGTSLPELAASVASAIKGHHDIALGNVVGSNIFNLLAVLPMPGLLASGTISPQVIWQDFPVMMTVTLFLAISCLFGKQPKHLGRVTGLFLLSCYVAYTSWLLIHH
- a CDS encoding KpsF/GutQ family sugar-phosphate isomerase, whose protein sequence is MTNNDEQFIAIGRRTISMELEAVQKLLDRVDSDFARACQVMLACSGRIIVVGMGKSGHIARKIAATLASTGTPSFFVHPGEASHGDMGMITSEDVVLALSNSGETSEVVTLLPLLKRMGTPLVSMTGNPDSSLARAADAHVNAGVDKEACPLDLAPTSSTTTALVMGDALAIALLEARGFTAEDFAFSHPGGSLGKRLLLKVKDVMHSGRRIPEVTQGTKISEALLEMTHKGLGMTSIVNEDRKVVGIFTDGDLRRALDKGVNLRLTDIDDVMTSHCKTISPDILAAEALKIMDDRKINALICVDANDQPVGAINMHDLLKAGVV